A region from the Pogoniulus pusillus isolate bPogPus1 chromosome 43, bPogPus1.pri, whole genome shotgun sequence genome encodes:
- the CGN gene encoding cingulin isoform X1 produces the protein MSLLISVPSPRDPGGCPRLRAQRALGGMLRGPRELGLQRGCGVPQAAGAVPSRDLCIPPSPGIAGVLSPRARDRRHGAPGMEWAAMAEKQNPVDYGVQIRFINDLQEPRRPPRTRTKPGSYGVAVRVQGIAGQPFVVLNSGEKGGDSFGVQIKSDGSYPTSTAGPRPSGSVSSDSDLPENPYGGRQPPHGSAHSTSDEEPGGALPASPREAKAPVGEELRRTQSHGDLLSAAADQPFAAGARRAGGGRQQRVLAGSKSSSLVNIAPRPSLGAKDPSSGAEAAVGAAGDGDVDTKPLSSVDSLISKFDGKVQQRGRAARRGRIPSEERKRSQSLDGRVPHRDLPAAHRQPGNLRPQPLGPSSAGTKPSVPDGSLSRAGGLEDVGTRSQRGVEDPAAERLQSKARAELQLKSTPDLLRDQQEVTQPGSTEHPKELIYSILKEGSSESEMSLQRKTAQLLERTQELVVPPKDMACSQPQHRDLARKVEELQEKLDEEIKLRQKLELPREQTRKLREAEEESQRLRGALERKTQELQRSLQELSEVRTSKAKVEARLGDCEEQLLASHQELQRLQHGSSAAPDSEALYKELLETREELEEALSSRQRQEEQLRLRERELTALKGALKEEVANHDKELERLRQQCQSDMEQLRRSMEGICKDQANLESEKQKMSSMVRNLQRELEESAEETGHWRDMFQRNKEELRSTKQELLQVKLEREEFEEELRELRERFAAAREEVEQARSSSADPCELEALRKELRQAREAQQELAAEGQRQEELLRQRQQELESLRGSMEEQSSSRHGELERYRRDLQQLRDERDEATKAKETLESAREAAEQARRTVEGSLRELQEHNDELRRKVLGMETHLKEYERLGENWEGSQARLKEKVTRLEAERRQMEESLGEASEREQELLLAKRSLETQLEEAQRGLARLSQAQQELGTALQEEQRQKEQLRRTKGELEEQKRLLDRTTEKLTKELEQMTEESQSSLAELRAQLEEFREKSRKELSDSQRQSKERGAEVERMQLSLGRLQDEVARLKQALQESQAEQESAQLDREVLLQRLHSLQQELDTKRRSQDDRSRNIKALEDKSKLLEVELEEERTTVELLTERVNRSRDQIDQLRAELLQERSSRQDLECDKISLERQNKELRNRLASSEGLHKPSSSIPQLEARLEELQDRLQAEEREKSVLQSSNRKLERKVKELSIQIEDERQQVSDQKDQLSLKVKALKRQVDEAEEEIERLEGARKKAQRELEEQQELNEQLQSRLKALEKEAWRKASSRSAADSSLQDDPLSSDDEDFDSAYGPSSIASLLNEANLQTSSC, from the exons ATGTCACTGCTCATCTCTGTCCCCTCCCCACGGGACCCGGGTGGCTGCCCCCGGCTGCGGGCACAGCGGGCGCTgggggggatgctgaggggaccgcgggagctggggctgcagcgAGGCTGCGGCGTTCCGCAGGCAGCGGGAGCGGTGCCCAGCAGGGATCTCTgcatcccccccagccctggcatcgCCGGGGTCCTGTCACCAAGGGCGAGGGACCGTAGACACG GAGCCCCGGGGATGGAGTGGGCGGCGATGGCGGAGAAGCAGAACCCGGTGGACTACGGCGTCCAGATTCGCTTCATCAACGACCTGCAGGAGCCCCGCAGGCCCCCCAGGACGCGCACCAAGCCTGGCTCCTACGGGGTGGCCGTCAGGGTGCAGGGCATCGCCGGGCAGCCCTTCGTGGTCCTCAACAGCGGCGAGAAGGGTGGCGACTCCTTCGGGGTGCAGATCAAGAGCGACGGCTCCTACCCGACCTCCACCGCCGGCCCCCGACCCTCCGGCTCCGTCAGCTCTGACTCGGACCTGCCGGAGAACCCCTACGGGGGTCGGCAGCCGCCGCACGGCTCGGCCCACAGCACCTCGGACGAGGAGCCCGGCGGCGCCCTGCCGGCATCCCCCCGCGAAGCCAAAGCTCCGGTGGGCGAGGAGCTGCGGAGGACGCAGTCCCACGGGGACCTGCTCAGCGCCGCCGCGGACCAGCCCTTTGCCGCCGGCGCTCGTCGGGCCGGGGGCGGGCGACAGCAGCGGGTCCTGGccggcagcaagagcagcagcttgGTGAACATCGCTCCGCGGCCCAGCCTGGGGGCCAAGGACCCCTCCTCGGGCGCTGAGGCCGCGGTGGGTGCTGCCGGTGACGGCGACGTGGACACCAAACCCCTGTCCTCGGTGGATTCTCTCATCAGCAAGTTCGACGGCAAGGTCCAGCAGCGGGGGCGGGCGGCCAGGAGGGGCCGGATCCCCTCGGAGGAGAGGAAACGCTCGCAGAGCCTGGACGGCCGCGTCCCCCACCGCGACCTGCCCGCTGCCCACCGCCAGCCTGGCAACCTTCgcccccagcccctggggcccagcagtgctggcaccaaGCCCTCGGTGCCTGACGGCAGCCTGAGCCGGGCCGGAGGGCTGGAGGATGTGGGGACGAGGAGCCAGAGGGGGGTGGAGGATCCCGCGGCCGAGCggctgcagagcaaagccagGGCAGAGTTGCAG ctcaaaTCCACCCCGGACCTGCTGCGGGACCAGCAGGAGGTGACCCAGCCCGGCAGCACCGAGCACCCCAAGGAGCTCATCTACAGCATCCTGAAGGAGGG GAGCAGCGAGAGCGAAATGTCCCTGCAGAGGAaaactgctcagctgctggagaggacacAGGAGCTGGTG GTGCCCCCCAAGGACATGGCAtgttcccagccccagcacagggacctggccaggaaggtggaggagctgcaggagaagcttGATGAGGAAATCAAG CTCCGCCAGAagctggagctgcccagggagcagacaAGGAAGCTGAGAGAGGCCGAAGAGGAGagccagaggctgaggggggccCTGGAGAGGAAAacgcaggagctgcagaggagcttgcAGGA gctgagcGAGGTGAGGACATCCAAGGCGAAggtggaggccaggctgggggactgcgAGGAGCAGCTTCTGGCCTCGCACCAGGAGCTCCAGCGCCTGCAGCACGGCTCCAGCGCCGCCCCGGACAGCGAAGCTCTCTACAAG gagctgctggagaccagggaggagctggaggaggcccTGAGCTCCAGGCAGcgtcaggaggagcagctgcggCTGCGGGAGAGGGAGCTGACGGCGCTGAAGGGAGCCCTCAAGGAGGAGGTGGCAAACCACGACAAGGAGCTGGAGCGgctcaggcagcagtgccagagcgACATGGAGCAGCTGCGGCGCAGCATGGAGGGCATCTGCAAG GACCAGGCCAACCTGGagtcagagaagcagaagatgagcagCATGGTGAGGAACCTGCAgcgggagctggaggagagcgCGGAGGAGACAGGGCACTGGAGGGACATGTTCCAGAGGAACAAGGAGGAGCTCCGCAGCACCAAGCAGGA GTTGCTGCAGGTGAAGCTGGAGCGGGAGGAGTTTGAGGAGGAGCTGCGGGAGCTGCGCGAACGGTTCGCGGCCGCCcgggaggaggtggagcaggctCGGAGCAGCTCCGCGGACCCCTGCGAGCTGGAGGCGCTCAGGAAG GAGCTGCGGCAGGCGCGGGAGGCGCAGCAGGAGCTGGCGGCCGAGGGGCAgcggcaggaggagctgctgcggcagcggcagcaggagctggagtcgCTGAGGGGCTccatggaggagcagagctccagcaggcaCGGGGAGCTGGAGCGCTACCGCCgggacctgcagcagctccggGACGAGAGGGacgaggccaccaag GCGAAGGAGACCCTGGAGAGCGCTCGGGAGGCGGCGGAGCAGGCGAGGAGGACGGTGGagggcagcctgagggagctgcaggagcacaacgatgagctgaggaggaaggtcCTGGGCATGGAGACTCACCTGAAGGAGTACGAACGGCTGGGAGAGAACTGGGAGGGCTCCCAGGCACGGCTGAAGGAGAAGGTCACCAGGCTGGAG GCAGAGCGCAGGCAGATGGAGGAGTCCCTGGGCGAAGCTTCGGAgcgggagcaggagctgctgctggccaagagGTCCTTGGAGACTCAGCTGGAGGAGGCCCAGCGAGGCCTGGCACGGCTGAGCCaggcccagcaggagctgggcacagccctgcaggaggagcagcggcagaaggagcagctgcGGCGCACCAAGGGcgagctggaggagcagaagcGGCTCCTGGACCGCACCACCGAGAAGCTCACCAAGGAG ctggagcagatgaCAGAGGAGTCGCAGagctccctggcagagctgagggcacagctggaggagTTCAGGGAGAAGTCTCGGAAGGAGCTCTCAGACTCCCAGAGGCAGAGCAAGGAGCgaggggcagaggtggagaggatgcagctcagcctgggccGGCTGCAGGACGAG GTGGCACGGCTGAAGCAGGCCCTGCaggagagccaggcagagcaggagagtgcCCAGCTggacagggaggtgctgctgcagcgcctgcacagcctgcagcaggagctggacacCAAGAGGCGCTCCCAGGACGACCGCTCCAGGAACATCAAGGCGCTGGAG GACAAGTCCAAGCTCCTGgaggtggagctggaggaggagaggaccaCGGTGGAGCTGCTGACAGAGAGGGTCAACAGGAGCAGGGACCAG ATCGACCAGCTgcgggcagagctgctgcaggaacgCTCCAGCAGGCAGGACCTGGAGTGTGACAAAATCTCCCTGGAGCGCCAG AACAAGGAGCTGAGGAACCGCTTGGCCAGCTCCGAGGGGCTgcacaaacccagcagcagcatcccccagcTGGAGGCACgactggaggagctgcaggacaggctgcaggcagaggagag GGAGAAGAGTGTCCTGCAGTCCTCCAACCGCAAGCTGgagaggaaggtgaaggagctGAGCATCCAGATCGAGGACGAGAGGCAGCAAGTCAGCGACCAGAAGgaccag ctgagcctgaAGGTGAAGGCTCTCAAGCGCCAGGTGGACGAGGCCGAGGAGGAGATCGAGCGGCTGGAAGGTGCCCGCAAGAAggcccagagggagctggaggagcagcaggagctcaacgagcagctgcagagccgcCTCAAGGCGCTGGAGAAGGAAGCTTG gcGCAAAGCCAGCAGCCGCTCCGCCGCCGACTCCTCGCTGCAGGACGATCCCCTGAGCTCGGACGATGAAGACTTCGACAGCGCCTACGGCCCCTCCTCCATCGCCTCTCTGCTCAACGAGGCCAACCTGCAGACCAGCTCCTGCTGA
- the CGN gene encoding cingulin isoform X4 — MSLLISVPSPRDPGGCPRLRAQRALGGMLRGPRELGLQRGCGVPQAAGAVPSRDLCIPPSPGIAGVLSPRARDRRHGAPGMEWAAMAEKQNPVDYGVQIRFINDLQEPRRPPRTRTKPGSYGVAVRVQGIAGQPFVVLNSGEKGGDSFGVQIKSDGSYPTSTAGPRPSGSVSSDSDLPENPYGGRQPPHGSAHSTSDEEPGGALPASPREAKAPVGEELRRTQSHGDLLSAAADQPFAAGARRAGGGRQQRVLAGSKSSSLVNIAPRPSLGAKDPSSGAEAAVGAAGDGDVDTKPLSSVDSLISKFDGKVQQRGRAARRGRIPSEERKRSQSLDGRVPHRDLPAAHRQPGNLRPQPLGPSSAGTKPSVPDGSLSRAGGLEDVGTRSQRGVEDPAAERLQSKARAELQLKSTPDLLRDQQEVTQPGSTEHPKELIYSILKEGSSESEMSLQRKTAQLLERTQELVVPPKDMACSQPQHRDLARKVEELQEKLDEEIKLRQKLELPREQTRKLREAEEESQRLRGALERKTQELQRSLQELSEVRTSKAKVEARLGDCEEQLLASHQELQRLQHGSSAAPDSEALYKELLETREELEEALSSRQRQEEQLRLRERELTALKGALKEEVANHDKELERLRQQCQSDMEQLRRSMEGICKDQANLESEKQKMSSMVRNLQRELEESAEETGHWRDMFQRNKEELRSTKQELLQVKLEREEFEEELRELRERFAAAREEVEQARSSSADPCELEALRKAKETLESAREAAEQARRTVEGSLRELQEHNDELRRKVLGMETHLKEYERLGENWEGSQARLKEKVTRLEAERRQMEESLGEASEREQELLLAKRSLETQLEEAQRGLARLSQAQQELGTALQEEQRQKEQLRRTKGELEEQKRLLDRTTEKLTKELEQMTEESQSSLAELRAQLEEFREKSRKELSDSQRQSKERGAEVERMQLSLGRLQDEVARLKQALQESQAEQESAQLDREVLLQRLHSLQQELDTKRRSQDDRSRNIKALEDKSKLLEVELEEERTTVELLTERVNRSRDQIDQLRAELLQERSSRQDLECDKISLERQNKELRNRLASSEGLHKPSSSIPQLEARLEELQDRLQAEEREKSVLQSSNRKLERKVKELSIQIEDERQQVSDQKDQLSLKVKALKRQVDEAEEEIERLEGARKKAQRELEEQQELNEQLQSRLKALEKEAWRKASSRSAADSSLQDDPLSSDDEDFDSAYGPSSIASLLNEANLQTSSC, encoded by the exons ATGTCACTGCTCATCTCTGTCCCCTCCCCACGGGACCCGGGTGGCTGCCCCCGGCTGCGGGCACAGCGGGCGCTgggggggatgctgaggggaccgcgggagctggggctgcagcgAGGCTGCGGCGTTCCGCAGGCAGCGGGAGCGGTGCCCAGCAGGGATCTCTgcatcccccccagccctggcatcgCCGGGGTCCTGTCACCAAGGGCGAGGGACCGTAGACACG GAGCCCCGGGGATGGAGTGGGCGGCGATGGCGGAGAAGCAGAACCCGGTGGACTACGGCGTCCAGATTCGCTTCATCAACGACCTGCAGGAGCCCCGCAGGCCCCCCAGGACGCGCACCAAGCCTGGCTCCTACGGGGTGGCCGTCAGGGTGCAGGGCATCGCCGGGCAGCCCTTCGTGGTCCTCAACAGCGGCGAGAAGGGTGGCGACTCCTTCGGGGTGCAGATCAAGAGCGACGGCTCCTACCCGACCTCCACCGCCGGCCCCCGACCCTCCGGCTCCGTCAGCTCTGACTCGGACCTGCCGGAGAACCCCTACGGGGGTCGGCAGCCGCCGCACGGCTCGGCCCACAGCACCTCGGACGAGGAGCCCGGCGGCGCCCTGCCGGCATCCCCCCGCGAAGCCAAAGCTCCGGTGGGCGAGGAGCTGCGGAGGACGCAGTCCCACGGGGACCTGCTCAGCGCCGCCGCGGACCAGCCCTTTGCCGCCGGCGCTCGTCGGGCCGGGGGCGGGCGACAGCAGCGGGTCCTGGccggcagcaagagcagcagcttgGTGAACATCGCTCCGCGGCCCAGCCTGGGGGCCAAGGACCCCTCCTCGGGCGCTGAGGCCGCGGTGGGTGCTGCCGGTGACGGCGACGTGGACACCAAACCCCTGTCCTCGGTGGATTCTCTCATCAGCAAGTTCGACGGCAAGGTCCAGCAGCGGGGGCGGGCGGCCAGGAGGGGCCGGATCCCCTCGGAGGAGAGGAAACGCTCGCAGAGCCTGGACGGCCGCGTCCCCCACCGCGACCTGCCCGCTGCCCACCGCCAGCCTGGCAACCTTCgcccccagcccctggggcccagcagtgctggcaccaaGCCCTCGGTGCCTGACGGCAGCCTGAGCCGGGCCGGAGGGCTGGAGGATGTGGGGACGAGGAGCCAGAGGGGGGTGGAGGATCCCGCGGCCGAGCggctgcagagcaaagccagGGCAGAGTTGCAG ctcaaaTCCACCCCGGACCTGCTGCGGGACCAGCAGGAGGTGACCCAGCCCGGCAGCACCGAGCACCCCAAGGAGCTCATCTACAGCATCCTGAAGGAGGG GAGCAGCGAGAGCGAAATGTCCCTGCAGAGGAaaactgctcagctgctggagaggacacAGGAGCTGGTG GTGCCCCCCAAGGACATGGCAtgttcccagccccagcacagggacctggccaggaaggtggaggagctgcaggagaagcttGATGAGGAAATCAAG CTCCGCCAGAagctggagctgcccagggagcagacaAGGAAGCTGAGAGAGGCCGAAGAGGAGagccagaggctgaggggggccCTGGAGAGGAAAacgcaggagctgcagaggagcttgcAGGA gctgagcGAGGTGAGGACATCCAAGGCGAAggtggaggccaggctgggggactgcgAGGAGCAGCTTCTGGCCTCGCACCAGGAGCTCCAGCGCCTGCAGCACGGCTCCAGCGCCGCCCCGGACAGCGAAGCTCTCTACAAG gagctgctggagaccagggaggagctggaggaggcccTGAGCTCCAGGCAGcgtcaggaggagcagctgcggCTGCGGGAGAGGGAGCTGACGGCGCTGAAGGGAGCCCTCAAGGAGGAGGTGGCAAACCACGACAAGGAGCTGGAGCGgctcaggcagcagtgccagagcgACATGGAGCAGCTGCGGCGCAGCATGGAGGGCATCTGCAAG GACCAGGCCAACCTGGagtcagagaagcagaagatgagcagCATGGTGAGGAACCTGCAgcgggagctggaggagagcgCGGAGGAGACAGGGCACTGGAGGGACATGTTCCAGAGGAACAAGGAGGAGCTCCGCAGCACCAAGCAGGA GTTGCTGCAGGTGAAGCTGGAGCGGGAGGAGTTTGAGGAGGAGCTGCGGGAGCTGCGCGAACGGTTCGCGGCCGCCcgggaggaggtggagcaggctCGGAGCAGCTCCGCGGACCCCTGCGAGCTGGAGGCGCTCAGGAAG GCGAAGGAGACCCTGGAGAGCGCTCGGGAGGCGGCGGAGCAGGCGAGGAGGACGGTGGagggcagcctgagggagctgcaggagcacaacgatgagctgaggaggaaggtcCTGGGCATGGAGACTCACCTGAAGGAGTACGAACGGCTGGGAGAGAACTGGGAGGGCTCCCAGGCACGGCTGAAGGAGAAGGTCACCAGGCTGGAG GCAGAGCGCAGGCAGATGGAGGAGTCCCTGGGCGAAGCTTCGGAgcgggagcaggagctgctgctggccaagagGTCCTTGGAGACTCAGCTGGAGGAGGCCCAGCGAGGCCTGGCACGGCTGAGCCaggcccagcaggagctgggcacagccctgcaggaggagcagcggcagaaggagcagctgcGGCGCACCAAGGGcgagctggaggagcagaagcGGCTCCTGGACCGCACCACCGAGAAGCTCACCAAGGAG ctggagcagatgaCAGAGGAGTCGCAGagctccctggcagagctgagggcacagctggaggagTTCAGGGAGAAGTCTCGGAAGGAGCTCTCAGACTCCCAGAGGCAGAGCAAGGAGCgaggggcagaggtggagaggatgcagctcagcctgggccGGCTGCAGGACGAG GTGGCACGGCTGAAGCAGGCCCTGCaggagagccaggcagagcaggagagtgcCCAGCTggacagggaggtgctgctgcagcgcctgcacagcctgcagcaggagctggacacCAAGAGGCGCTCCCAGGACGACCGCTCCAGGAACATCAAGGCGCTGGAG GACAAGTCCAAGCTCCTGgaggtggagctggaggaggagaggaccaCGGTGGAGCTGCTGACAGAGAGGGTCAACAGGAGCAGGGACCAG ATCGACCAGCTgcgggcagagctgctgcaggaacgCTCCAGCAGGCAGGACCTGGAGTGTGACAAAATCTCCCTGGAGCGCCAG AACAAGGAGCTGAGGAACCGCTTGGCCAGCTCCGAGGGGCTgcacaaacccagcagcagcatcccccagcTGGAGGCACgactggaggagctgcaggacaggctgcaggcagaggagag GGAGAAGAGTGTCCTGCAGTCCTCCAACCGCAAGCTGgagaggaaggtgaaggagctGAGCATCCAGATCGAGGACGAGAGGCAGCAAGTCAGCGACCAGAAGgaccag ctgagcctgaAGGTGAAGGCTCTCAAGCGCCAGGTGGACGAGGCCGAGGAGGAGATCGAGCGGCTGGAAGGTGCCCGCAAGAAggcccagagggagctggaggagcagcaggagctcaacgagcagctgcagagccgcCTCAAGGCGCTGGAGAAGGAAGCTTG gcGCAAAGCCAGCAGCCGCTCCGCCGCCGACTCCTCGCTGCAGGACGATCCCCTGAGCTCGGACGATGAAGACTTCGACAGCGCCTACGGCCCCTCCTCCATCGCCTCTCTGCTCAACGAGGCCAACCTGCAGACCAGCTCCTGCTGA